In Alteromonas mediterranea DE, a single genomic region encodes these proteins:
- the hisI gene encoding phosphoribosyl-AMP cyclohydrolase, translating into MKHWFKSIENDVAGTSYSLDKVIAELNFDADGLIPVIAQDEKSMKVLMFAWMSKESLDETLRTGKMCYWSRSRQGLWRKGSSSGHSQTVKSIAADCDGDVLLAEVSQVGFACHTRRHSCFYLRFWEDKVTLIE; encoded by the coding sequence ATGAAACACTGGTTTAAATCCATTGAAAACGATGTGGCTGGTACGAGCTATTCCTTAGACAAGGTGATAGCAGAGCTAAACTTTGATGCCGATGGGCTCATTCCTGTGATTGCTCAAGATGAGAAGTCAATGAAGGTACTTATGTTTGCCTGGATGAGCAAAGAGTCTTTAGATGAAACACTGAGAACAGGGAAAATGTGCTACTGGTCACGTTCAAGACAAGGCTTGTGGCGAAAAGGTAGCAGCTCTGGCCACTCGCAAACCGTGAAATCCATTGCAGCCGATTGCGATGGCGATGTTCTTCTCGCCGAAGTAAGCCAAGTTGGGTTTGCATGCCATACAAGGCGCCATAGCTGTTTCTATCTAAGGTTTTGGGAAG